TCTGTAGTCAGAACCTTTGGATCCATTTCCAGCAAGAGTACGCACTGTCTCACTGACAAAATCAATCTCCCTACAATGATGATGGTTAAAACTTTTAGAAACTCATTCATAAAGGTTATTACAATAATACTATTAGTGTGATTTCACTGTTTCAATGCTAAACGTAAATGAATTAGGTTTCAGTCGTCTTGTAGTTGTGACAAGATGGAACAGGTGTGggaaatagaagaagaaaatagctCCTTCAAATTTTACCTCGTGCAGAAAAGTAGGGAGCGAAACATAatcacaaaatttcaaaacttttataGTTGCTGTTTACTATTTATACTGGTAGAGTAgattattttctaaattttagtcCCAAGCTTTCCTTTCCTTCCTTGTTCTGCCTCAAATATCTAAGTTTCAGCACAATTCAATCATTGCTAAATCATCAAttgtcccaaaagtttaagttgataggaaatgatgaatttaaacatttaattaattaatattctaacattcctcCTCACGAGTCAGATTAGataacacatgaaatattttaatcaaaatgggggTAAATTATAGAGTTGGGGTTTAAATTCAGGATCACTGctctaatattatgttaaatcgtTTGtggtcccaaaagcttaagcagaCAAAATAGTGAATttcattatttaatatatattcttaCAAGATTTATAGTCCATTGGGATATTTTATATGCTCtcaagcataaaaaaaaaaatattttctttgtaCCTCCATCTGTTCCTACAGTCATTTCTCTAACCTGCTTCTAAGGAAACATCAATGTTAGTGATGATTGTGTTACTTGGATTATGGATCTGTGCAGTCAAACCTTTGTACATGAAATTATAGTTCTATTTTCCATGACTGACGCAAATAAAAGAGTTGCTCCATTATCAAATTAACACAGATCATTTCCAGAGTCTCAAACATCCTAAGCATTATATACAGATTTTGAGTTTCAGACATTTTGAAAGTACAAGCAGCTAGAAATCATAAGTTTTTCAACTCTTGTACATGTTTCTTGTATGAAAACCCGTAATTATTACAGTAGATCTATCGCACCGATTTAAAAGTATGAAAACAGGAGCATATGAACTTGACTTGAGGAAGCAGTAATCAACTTAAAACAATGACATGGAGAAGATACATCCATTTTAATAACTGGAAAGACCACCAGCAACCAGTTAAGCAATCAAGGGATAGTTCTGAAGTCACCACATACCTCAAAGCATGGTTCTCAGTATCCGCGACATAAAGGCGATTTTTCTTTGCATTGTAAGCCAAGCCCTAAAGAAGCAACAACTAAAATGTTACAGTTCATACAGGCAATATCGAACACATGACATGAGATGACAAACCTCAGAATGCATTCAGCCCTTCGTAAATGAAGGGAAGTAACAAGATTAACAACCTATTGAATATGTTGGATGGTCAACACaacagataaaaataaataaaaaaattactccatGCATCTTAAATTGAGTGTCTTGGTTTGAGTGGCATGATGttgaacaaagaagaaaaagtatactcagttaaaaacaaaataaaatggtATACAAGTTTTACTGAAGTATCCAAAGTGGGCACAAATTTTAATGTgtatctttattctttttctttttaattgatgaGGGAATATAAAggtataatttttttgacattttggaAGTTGAGACTCATTTTGGGATACCTCAAAAAAGAAAGCATGATACTCAATTCAGGATGGCTGAGTAAGATATTAACTTAATGCTCACCTGAGGGCGGTTAAAGATGGCATCATTGAAGTTACCATCACGTAAACCTTCCTCTCCTGTGGTCCCAATTTGGACAAGAGAATTCCCATCAAGGTCGGTTACCACCTGAACTCCAAATGTGACAAGATGGCTAAATAACAATCTGAgtacatcaaaacattttcacaTTCCATTTGTGATCTGTCACAAAGGATTAAGGATAAAGGAATTCACATGTACTATCGTTATTATAAGTTTAACATGCATTAATGGACCTGTcacttaaaagtttaagttttcAAGACAATCAGTTGTCTAACATGGTATTTGCATCTGGTTATCTATCAGGTCTTTGCTTCAAATCTTGGTGACCCTATGCTGGTAAGTTCTTTCATTATGCAGCCTGCATTCTGTTCAGGCTTGTTGGACAGCCTTGCTGTGAGGCAGAGGGGTCTTAGCGTTTGATATGCTTCATATACTTTTCTTTACATTTTAAGAGCAGACAAAAAGTACACTTctttgagtgtgtgtgtgtgtgtgcgtttcaaagagagagaaagagaacccACTATGCGGTTATGGTTACTATCTGAAATGAAGAGCCTGTTGTTAAGGGCATCGATTGCTAGCTTTCCAGGAAACTTCAATGGAGATGTAAATAAGCGAGGATCATTATTTTTCTCTAAACTCAATGGAATTGGTGTGTTGTACAAGATCTTCCTTCTGCCATAAAACAGAAGAGCTGCCTCCACTAAGTCATCAAGATCCttcaaaatgaaacaaaagaaaaagactttgcTTTCTTATTTGATGACCATTTAATGAGTACGGTTAAGAAAATAGAACCACAAAGTACAATAACCAGCTGTACGCTAGTATGAAATATCTTCTGAAAAAATTGTGATGTTGTCAGCTAGATACCACAAAGAAGGTAATTTATTCAATATAAAGACATTTTAAATGATGattacaaatttaattaatGGATCTGAGATCATATATGAGGAAAATAGTCGCTTCTGCAGCAGAATTGGATTTAAAATAACACCACAACTACGGATGAACTATGACAGTTGCTCTCAACTGCATTGATTTTCACAAAGGCTGCCCTGGTTAGGAGGAATTCTTTTAAAAGGGCAAAGTATGTATTTGACGAAGATCACTCTATCAATGGTTTATCTTTAAAGAAGTAACTTGAACAAGCAGGTATTAATTTGCCTTCATCTCCCAAGTTCTTGCACCATTCAAAAGTTTCAAATTTCCCCCCCCCCTTTTGGATTTACTTCTTTCCCATCCATTGGTATGAGAGTCTTCCAACTAAGAAGATTAGTAAAACACGTGTGAAGACAAGCACATGGAGTGCCACACTTAACATCAAATGAAATTGACACTGTTAAGACAAAATCATAATGCATTTACTAAAGAATACAAGTCTGCTTTTATCATCTCCATAACAAAATTTAGAGGGTACCTGTCGACGTCCTTCACCTGATATTTGTGCAAGGAGTTTACCATTAGGGCCAACAATAGCAAAAGTTGGCCATGAGTTTACACCTAGCTCTCGCCATAGATACATATCTCCATCATTGACAACCTAAAGtgtaaaaaagaatagaaaaatatcAAACCATATAGGGAGCTTTACCATGTAACAGAAGATGTGAAATTCCAGTTTGATTAAGAGCATCATATTGGAAATATCATTCCACTTCCATAGATGAAGAGGtgaaatttcaaatattttaaagattACTAGAATAACAATGTAAAATAAGTACCAAAAAGGACATTTTTTGTCTCACAATGAAAGTAGAATGTAAGGAACAGCATGTTCATGAGCCTGGGAAAAAGTAAAACAGGAAAGCACACTGCATGCAAGTTGCAACTACATTTTTATAAATGTAAAATGTGACCAAAAGCCTAAAGcttatgaaatttttaaaattgcattaaGCATATGTGCAACCAAAATAGGGGTATCTCACAGATCATTGCGGAAAATTAGACGTCCCAAGGACAGTTTTCTGGTAGATATCAGTTGAGAGAACTCTGGACTTCCTAAGCTGAACGAGTGGAAGATTGGAAGTGTTTTGCTGAAGCAAAAAATGTACCCTAGATCCAAAACACCCTAAATACTTTGAAAGATCAAACCTCTGCTCATACCAAGAGCTAAACAATAAGCTTACTGGGTGAGTGATGTCATAGCGTAACACAGCGTTGCGAATGGCTTCTAAATCTTTCTCATTGTCAAACTTTGCAGAGTGTACTCCCACAACTGTGAACTGCACAAGCATGAGCATATATAAAACAATCACTTAATGGTCAATTTTTGTGGTTGCTTTCTGTCGAGGCTGAAAAACATGAGTCAAAATTGGccagggaagagagagagagagtgagagagagagagcatggaATGTATCAGTTAACTTATAGTTGGTACTTTTTGTTAAATTCACCTTCCtattttagtttatgtttaCAATTTCTAGGGTCATAGAAGCTTTTGTAATAAGATTGTGTTGCGGTTCATGATAAATATTGATGTTGAATATTCAATTCATATGTATGTACAATCTAAATAAGTAAATTTCTATAAGCATGGGCACACCACagaaaggtagagagagagagagagagagagagagagagagagagagagagagcatggaATGTATCAATTAACTTATAGTTGGTACTTTTTGTTAAATTCACCTTCCtattttagtttatgtttaCAATTTCTAGGGTCATAGAAGCTTTTGTAATAAGATTGTGTTGCGGTTCATGATAAATATTGATGTTGAATATTCAATTCATATGTATGTACAATCTAAATAAGTAAATTTCTATAAGCATGGGCACACCACAGAAAGGTAGATAATGCCAATTTCAAGTAAGAACAAAGTAGAAACTAGTTTCTCTCTTCTCAGAGATAAAGCAATAGTGTCTCAAATGACCTAAGAGAGCAATCACATTCACcatagaagagagaaaataaaataaaatactgaAGCTCATCAGACTCTATTCAATTAGTCATGAACAATTTGATAAAAGCAGAAGCTAATATCTTGTAAAATTTGAGACTGCCAACAGATTTAAATctgtaaaataaaagaaaaggacatACCGGCATATCCTTgtattttttctccaaaaactCAAGATCAGGCAACACATGCATGCAATTTATACAACAATAGGTCCAAAAATCCAGCAGAACCACTTTTCCTTTCAAATCctgcccaaaaaaaataaaataaaataattgaaaagtgAAAATCAAAGCGAAAGCCATACAGTAGTCTtgcaaaaaaaatcaagttaaaGGACTTTACCCTGCGAAACTGAAGGGGGGCCGTATTCAGCCAATCAAGTTTAGGTGGAAATTCTGGCACAGTTCGAGAAGTTCCCCTTACATAGTTATAGATGATTCACTTTTAATTTTATGGAAGGTAATGACAACAAATTTGAGTagacaaaaaagaagagagtTACAATGTAAAAATATATCCTAGAAAGGGGAAGTGGGAAAATACTTACCTGGTTTCCAGATCAGATATATAGTTCACAAATTGTTGGATTCTGTCGTTCCTTGATTCACCTATAACCAATAAACTGCATAAGTATTCCATTCTTACTTCTGCAGTGAATATGATAGAAAAAGATACAAAAAGATAATACAATCAAGAGAACCATAGTTCTCTAGattaaataatttgtaatttagataaAACCacgaaagaacaaaaaatagagaaaaagaatgcaattaaagaaaatgaaaaaaagagtgCAGCTTTTGGGTATGTTACATGACATGTGTCAGTACCTTTATTTGGTTCAAAAGATGGCTGGTCGACTCCAAATAACAAATTCCAAATAGCTTTTGGGGATGTATATTCCATTGCCTGGAAAAGCACAGcatgtgtattttttattattaaataaaataagattcaAAGAACATTGACCTATGACATCCTCTTTGCATATTTCTGTTAAAAAGAAAGATTGCAATGGTGAGAttcaacataaatataaaatatacaagTATATTCTCTCGCATTCATTTCTATCAAGTCACTTATACCTTCCGGTTTGCAATGGTAAAGATGACACAAGAAATTGCAATCCCCAAACTTCCATATCTTATAATATCTCGCCGAGAACCCTGCAACCTGTTCATAAATTATTTCTGCAGCCCCAAAGCTAAAGTTGCTCAAAAAATAAGCTGTTGGTTCTGCTGGAAAAGAAATATTCTTATGTTGATGGATGACAACACTCATTGATGAGATTGTAAGAACAATAAGCTGTCTAGTAAATAGGATTACATGAATTTGAATTCTAGCTTTTGAGGAAAATTATATGCCAAAATGACTAAAAATAGATGTTTTCCATCAATTTGGAAAcgatacaatttttattttattttttataaaaaaatatctcatgATTTACCAGTCCTAGAAGGGGGTTAATAGGTCTAACCTAATTAACGCAGATGATAAAACAAATAAGCAATCTTGTGCAGTGACCAAATAACAGGTTATATGGTTATCATTGCTAATCTAACATATTCATCCTAAAGCATACTTtcaaaaataatcataataaagtcataaaaatgtaaatcatcACATATATGcacaaaaagaattttttacgTGGAAAATCTAAACAGGAAAAACCACAGGACTTTGTCCAATACCAATTAATATCACTATTAGAAAAATACGAGTACAAGACTTACAAAGCATGTTTACAAACTCACAGCCAACTCAACATAATGAGATTCATATTGTACAGTTGTACTGctcttttttgttcaccaatcAAAAACCCCCATGATCCTcaccttttttgtttgtttgatatCACACATTAACTCTTCAACTTGCTTCCCACCTATCCACACaatgtttttgaattttcacattCTGgacttttttgataagtaaatttcaCATTCTGAAATTCACACCACAATGTGTTAAAGAATCGAAATTATGCTTGTGGCTTTACGGGACTGCCTCTAAAAGGTATTCTGTCAAACACTGATAGATATGAAAAAAATCACTTTGGTTTTTCATTTGTCACActcacaaaaatattttttctatcaAGCACTGTGAACTTCTCCTTTATGAGAACTTTCAAAACCTTTTAAGTTCTCATACTTTTCtattaaaaatctaaaaaaatattcagAGAAGTCTGTTGCTAGTTGTGAGAATATGATGTATCTATTGCACTCTTTGAAAAACCCTAAAACAGTGTGTCATTTTCAAAATCGTGCTGTGCCGTTCTAATGGTTTTTATTGGCGTCTGGAGCATGCGGTTATATGACACCATCTTGGTTCAAATGTGCTTCACCTACGAACAGATCATATATGAACTCTAGTTTTTGATCCTCGTTCAAACGGGCTATCAAACGTGCTTCAACCGACTCAATCTGTCTATCCAAATATGAGCAATGCGTTTGAAAGGAGCTTCAAACGTGCTTCGACTGATCTAATCCATCCCTTTTACTTGGATTCTGTTTGAACAAGATTCTTATCATTCAAATGTGAATAGGAAATTTTGTAAAAACTAAATCCTTTTAGTTCAAAACATCACTTTTCACGACTTGTATAACCATAGGTAAAGTGTAATCCATGCTAATCTACTAAGGTTAAACACTTAAGTTCTTGAGTCACTCGCTATCCTAAAACTTTCAAATCTCAAAACTTGATACTAGCAACTTATGACGGTATCTTTAATATACTTTGAATAAATCTTCAGTAAGCTACAACATAACATCTCAAACTTAGACTTAGATCAATTGTTTTTGTCTCACAGAATATGCTAACACAATATAAGCTTAATAGTTTTTCAccaattttgaaaaagaaagaaagaaaagaactgTCTAGAGTAAAGGTTCGGCGGTTCTTCTAAAACCAGATATTTATCATAAGCATATCCAGCATGAGGTTAGGCTTCTTACTTATGAAAACGTAAGCTTTCTATTTCATCTATCCAAAGGTTTGATGCAACAGATCCCAATAGTATTAACATTGACTGAGCTCAGTTGGGAATTTCAATTTCAGTTCTGCCGCATTTTGGTATGTCCATTATAATTGCCATCTCTCCTCCATATACTACTTCTCTTACAAACCAGATTTTTTGGCCGAAAAAACTATAAagatccaaaataaattgtaattgaTAGCATAAGCAGATATAGAACCAGTCTAACCCCAAGAAATTTCCACCACCAGTAGCATGCCTGTTTTGGATTGACCCATTATCTGTCCTTTCTGTGAGCACTGCAGGAGAGGTTTGTGCAGAAGTAGAAACATACTGATTTTCCTGCTTCGTCTCATCTGCAATGGCATTCCTTCATGAGTCCTCGTGAGGCAGAACTATTGATACTCATGttataacccccccccccccccccaacaaaaaaaaaaaatcgctatGAGAACAGTATTATAACTACTAAATGTAAGGTTTTCCATCACCATCTTATTAAACCAACAATCTAAGAttattaaactaattaattggTATAGAAAAGCGCACTTAGCAATAAAGGAGTAAATTCCAATACATATGATACCAATTACAAGAAAATTGGTCTTACTCATAGTTCTTAAAACATGGCACTAAGTATAACTCAGCATTCTACATTAATGATGGTACAAATGACATTTGCAGCGTACTCAGACTACATACTATAGCCATCAGAGCCACCACTGAGAATATCATCAAGTGAAACATTCCCTATCTCATTTCGGATAAGGGATGGACCAGCGGTGTTTAGAATTTCTTCTGACAATGTAGTTTTCACAGCTATACATCTGCAAGCACCAAAAAGaagattacaatttttttttttttgataaataactcGTTTCATTGATAGGCGCAAAGGgacgcaaccctagtacacaagtTGTATACAAAGAAAGTCCCCCGTAAATGCCAcaagaaaattacacttttaccAAATAAACATATAGCCTAGTAGTTCCAAAGAgataaaacaaacaataattAGGGACATAGCAGACCAACTCAAAGTCAATAAATTTAGACATTGAAAGTATTTATTCACACTTGATTTGAACAAATAAAACACATAATACGAACACATTTACCTCATTTGAGCAGCTTTGGCAGCTTGAACTCCTGCTAGTGCATCTTCAATAACAATACACTAGCAAAATAGAGGaataaattatttcttttatataagaGTGATTGGTCAGAGAAATATTACAAGGGACAATTTCATTCGTGGAAAATTATGCTGACAAACTCTCATTCATAGTATGGTGAATAGAAATTGGGAAAATTCTTTAGATGGAAAAAGTAAATCAGAATGAACATACAGGAACAATCTTTAATATTTAGTCCAAGGCAAAAGCCAACAGAGCGAACTCTTTCTTAGAAACTTTGTGAGACATTCAAGGAAACCATCATTTGTAAAAACTATCCAACTATTTGTCTAATAATGTGCAAGTGTGCTTATCAGTGACCTTTCCACCTCTCCTCGTCttaagaaagaaattttattttcctgAAAAGAATAGTTAATATGTAACAGAAAAACTATGTAGCAATAATCACAAGTTCGTTACATCCACTATCTGAAGTCAATGAAGACGTTGTCTTGAAAACATCTCCAAAGATAATAGACATGCAGAATTGGTTAGTATACCTCAATCGGGGGCACATTTAAGATCTTTGATGCAGCTAAGAAAATATCAGGAGCAGGTTTCAAATTCTCAAAAGCATCTGCTGACACAATAGTGTCAAACCTGAAAGGAGGCTAACAAAATAATTAGAACAGAAAGTCCCATAAAGATGAACTTTACAGTCTACTCTCAAATATTTGGGTGAAATCTACAGTTCAACTATGGTTTTAGACTAATCTGATTCCTATACGCATACTCATGCCCAGCACCCAAATAACACCAAGTTACTTGCCCGCATGTCCTCTTTGTCATTATTATATTCTAGATCTTGTGTTGTACAACATTTCCTGTTCAACAACTGGGAAAACATTAGTACACATATTTGACGTTGTCCAGTATGTGTACAGTTACCCACAAACTGTGTTCTTCTTTCCTTCGTTTCACTTGGGTCTGTGTTGGGGTTCCTCATTATGCCATAATTCTTTGGTTAGTTGCCAGAGGTAGGCTGACTACTTTTGACAGACTGGTCTCTTTTGGTATTTCCTAGCCTCTCTAATGCCTTTTTTGCAATGGGGGAATTTGAGAGTATAAACCACGTTCTTTTTTCTTGTCAGTGCTCTAATAGAATATGGCATTCTCTATTTGGTAAATGTAAATTACCTTGTGCGTATTCCTGTTGGGAGGATATATTTCTAGATGTTGCTAGTACATATGTTTAAAAGTAAGTTCCTTCATGACCGAATTGTAAGCTCATGGTAGTTGTGAGCGTCTATATCCTTTAGGGAAAGGAAATCTAGACTGCTCATGCGAAAGAGTTGAGATGTTGATGGGACACCAGATATAGGCCAGTGATTACATATTTGACATTTTCCAGTATGTTTACAGTTACCTACAGACTatattcttctttccttctaaGGCTATACCCAGTTATTGGACTCTCATGAGTTCAGTTCCGTTTTGAAATAATCAGAATTTTGACTCTATAAATTTgaaccttttttctttctttagcaAGCATATCTGACCCTTTATGAAACTATACATGATATTTATCTTTAAGACTTCCACTCTTCAATGTTATTTGAGTTCAAGTCAAGTTTGAAGCTTAAGATATTCATCCTGATGATCCAACTTGCAAAACATGTCAGTGTTCAGTGATTATTGCACCAACatatgaataattaaaaagtataaattggAGACTGTAATATGTTCCACTATTACATAAATCTGAGAAGCACAGCACGTGATTGGATTGGCTTACATTGACAATGGTAAACCAGCAGCAGCAAGATTTGCATCAACCTTAATACGATCAGCACTAGATGCAACAGCAACTTTAAGGCCTTTGCTTTTACACTGTTATGCAGCAGCAGTTAGTTATTTAATAACTAGATGCAGCAACAATGTAGTAACATCATGTGATCCATGATTCGTCGCCCCCCACATACCTGAGTAATGAGTTCGAGGGCACCTGGGAATCCTATTCCAGAATTTGGTTTTGCATActacaaaaagtgaaaattttagGTCTTAGTGACTATTTGGTGACTGGAGAGTAGCACCATCGTGACATATGTTGTCATTGCATCATGGGTTTTAACAAAGTTGTAGACAAAGATAGTAATCAATTACCTTATCTAAATATATCTCAAAGAACCTCTTTTTTGCAGCCTCAGGATTGAATCCCTCAACTCCCTTAACAGAAGCAACGCCTCCTAAAAAGTTTGCTTCACCTAGTGTAGGTGTCAAAACAAAGAtgttatttcaaaattttgcacATTAGCAAATCAGAATGGGGATTCATCACTTTTACTGATTAGCACAAAGCTatccaaagtttgaaaatttgggTTCTTTCAATTCCAACCCTCGTGATAAAACCCCAAAAGCATATTGAGCACAATTACCCACTTTTCCATGAAGAATAGGAAGAAGGTAACAACAGAAGAAGCCATTTACCCACTTGCAATATTTTCTTCCAACAAATTATCACTAGTACAAGGGCTTATCAATAATTGT
Above is a genomic segment from Alnus glutinosa chromosome 12, dhAlnGlut1.1, whole genome shotgun sequence containing:
- the LOC133851871 gene encoding protein SUPPRESSOR OF QUENCHING 1, chloroplastic isoform X2, which encodes MAMAMNLKLLLSAPSCLSRPNVLFNFSANPRRLKPISLPTYFLHYQPKRLRKMSVRACLKVEEKSVEEESSGRKWGKVSAVLFDMDGVLCNSEEPSRRAAVDVFAEMGVQVAVEDFLPFMGTGEANFLGGVASVKGVEGFNPEAAKKRFFEIYLDKYAKPNSGIGFPGALELITQCKSKGLKVAVASSADRIKVDANLAAAGLPLSMFDTIVSADAFENLKPAPDIFLAASKILNVPPIECIVIEDALAGVQAAKAAQMRCIAVKTTLSEEILNTAGPSLIRNEIGNVSLDDILSGGSDGYNETKQENQYVSTSAQTSPAVLTERTDNGSIQNRLQGSRRDIIRYGSLGIAISCVIFTIANRKAMEYTSPKAIWNLLFGVDQPSFEPNKGESRNDRIQQFVNYISDLETRGTSRTVPEFPPKLDWLNTAPLQFRRDLKGKVVLLDFWTYCCINCMHVLPDLEFLEKKYKDMPFTVVGVHSAKFDNEKDLEAIRNAVLRYDITHPVVNDGDMYLWRELGVNSWPTFAIVGPNGKLLAQISGEGRRQDLDDLVEAALLFYGRRKILYNTPIPLSLEKNNDPRLFTSPLKFPGKLAIDALNNRLFISDSNHNRIVVTDLDGNSLVQIGTTGEEGLRDGNFNDAIFNRPQGLAYNAKKNRLYVADTENHALREIDFVSETVRTLAGNGSKGSDYRGGEKGTNQLLNSPWDVCFEPVNEKIYIAMAGQHQIWEHSTLDGVTRAFSGDGYERNLNGSSSTSTSFAQPSGLSLSPDSMVIYIADSESSSIRALDLKTGGSRLLAGGDPVFADNLFKFGDHDGIGSEVLLQHPLGVLCAKNGNIYIADSYNHKIKKLDPASKRVSTLAGTGKAGFKDGTALTAQLSEPSGIIVAENGRLFIADTNNSVIRYLDLNKEEPELLTLELKGVQPPMSKSRSLKRLRRRSSADTQTIAVDGISSNEGNLSLKILLPEEYHFSKEARSKFSVESEPENSVVIDPLDGFLNPEGSAVIHFRRSSPSAAMGRINCKVYYCKEDEVCLYQSLLFEVPFQEEIPDSSPAEMTLEYVVKPKTPTSTLQLPIAR
- the LOC133851871 gene encoding protein SUPPRESSOR OF QUENCHING 1, chloroplastic isoform X1 translates to MAMAMNLKLLLSAPSCLSRPNVLFNFSANPRRLKPISLPTYFLHYQPKRLRKMSVRACLKVEEKSVEEESSGRKWGKVSAVLFDMDGVLCNSEEPSRRAAVDVFAEMGVQVAVEDFLPFMGTGEANFLGGVASVKGVEGFNPEAAKKRFFEIYLDKYAKPNSGIGFPGALELITQCKSKGLKVAVASSADRIKVDANLAAAGLPLSMFDTIVSADAFENLKPAPDIFLAASKILNVPPIECIVIEDALAGVQAAKAAQMRCIAVKTTLSEEILNTAGPSLIRNEIGNVSLDDILSGGSDGYNETKQENQYVSTSAQTSPAVLTERTDNGSIQNRHATGGGNFLGLQGSRRDIIRYGSLGIAISCVIFTIANRKAMEYTSPKAIWNLLFGVDQPSFEPNKGESRNDRIQQFVNYISDLETRGTSRTVPEFPPKLDWLNTAPLQFRRDLKGKVVLLDFWTYCCINCMHVLPDLEFLEKKYKDMPFTVVGVHSAKFDNEKDLEAIRNAVLRYDITHPVVNDGDMYLWRELGVNSWPTFAIVGPNGKLLAQISGEGRRQDLDDLVEAALLFYGRRKILYNTPIPLSLEKNNDPRLFTSPLKFPGKLAIDALNNRLFISDSNHNRIVVTDLDGNSLVQIGTTGEEGLRDGNFNDAIFNRPQGLAYNAKKNRLYVADTENHALREIDFVSETVRTLAGNGSKGSDYRGGEKGTNQLLNSPWDVCFEPVNEKIYIAMAGQHQIWEHSTLDGVTRAFSGDGYERNLNGSSSTSTSFAQPSGLSLSPDSMVIYIADSESSSIRALDLKTGGSRLLAGGDPVFADNLFKFGDHDGIGSEVLLQHPLGVLCAKNGNIYIADSYNHKIKKLDPASKRVSTLAGTGKAGFKDGTALTAQLSEPSGIIVAENGRLFIADTNNSVIRYLDLNKEEPELLTLELKGVQPPMSKSRSLKRLRRRSSADTQTIAVDGISSNEGNLSLKILLPEEYHFSKEARSKFSVESEPENSVVIDPLDGFLNPEGSAVIHFRRSSPSAAMGRINCKVYYCKEDEVCLYQSLLFEVPFQEEIPDSSPAEMTLEYVVKPKTPTSTLQLPIAR